One Borreliella chilensis DNA window includes the following coding sequences:
- a CDS encoding endonuclease — translation MKKNSKFFLYCYILCLTGFLFFSLNPKALKQIKHKIYNYLEIIENKYINITKSIPIKESQLIPKGYLTTQIISKKHYTLGYAESARQSEWAAYPLKREMVELALTLLKSKKIKRSPKFFEDTNIKGISPKLKDYFKSGYDRGHIVNSADMSFSENAMKDTYFLSNMSPQKSEFNSGIWLKLEKLVREWAILKGYIYIISAGILTENKGFIGKNKILVPKNFYKIVLAINNNNFYDIISFIIPNEKAKDLDLKNYIVNVDSIEKKTKIDFFEKLDSKIKKNIKKIQNTHSWKFK, via the coding sequence ATGAAAAAAAACTCAAAATTTTTTCTTTATTGCTATATTTTATGTTTAACAGGATTTTTATTTTTTTCCTTAAATCCAAAAGCACTAAAACAAATTAAACACAAAATTTATAATTATTTAGAAATAATAGAAAATAAATACATTAACATTACAAAATCTATTCCAATAAAAGAATCCCAGTTAATACCAAAAGGATATCTTACCACCCAAATAATAAGTAAAAAACACTATACTTTAGGGTACGCTGAAAGCGCAAGACAATCCGAATGGGCTGCTTATCCTCTTAAAAGAGAAATGGTAGAACTAGCATTAACCTTGCTAAAATCAAAAAAAATTAAAAGGAGTCCTAAATTCTTTGAAGATACAAATATCAAAGGAATTTCCCCAAAACTTAAAGATTACTTTAAAAGTGGTTACGATAGGGGTCATATAGTAAATTCTGCTGACATGTCTTTTTCTGAGAATGCAATGAAAGATACATATTTCTTATCAAATATGTCACCTCAAAAAAGCGAATTTAATTCTGGAATTTGGCTAAAACTTGAAAAATTAGTAAGAGAATGGGCAATCTTAAAAGGATATATATATATTATTAGCGCTGGAATTTTAACAGAGAATAAAGGATTTATTGGAAAAAACAAAATTTTGGTACCTAAAAATTTTTATAAAATAGTGTTAGCAATTAACAATAATAATTTTTATGATATAATCTCTTTTATTATCCCAAATGAAAAAGCAAAAGACTTAGATTTAAAAAATTACATCGTTAATGTCGATTCAATTGAAAAAAAAACAAAAATAGATTTTTTTGAAAAACTTGATTCAAAAATTAAAAAAAATATTAAAAAAATACAAAACACACATTCTTGGAAGTTTAAATGA
- a CDS encoding membrane protein, translating to MKSIFTKLNISINLFLFIIFILAMLVILIFSYKIKYNENYQNYFLEIYNNNFILLINKFVIFVIGILGSLWAYINYKRTNNIQFILFYCFISSYTLEPILISEDFFLKNNLNSNYYLFTKFILFINAFSLLNLFFLSLYICDFKIKSIHYTIYIILTFACIYSYTMPINSYENSQDYSILKIESTKFYINAFLLLISTNFLVAFLRKKNFDYFFLFISMILIVSGIYLNLLKIPYSFLPISIGIPIYLKKSRKIFFHWL from the coding sequence ATGAAATCAATATTTACAAAATTAAACATTTCTATTAATCTTTTTCTCTTTATAATTTTTATTTTAGCAATGCTAGTTATACTGATTTTTTCTTATAAAATAAAATATAATGAAAATTATCAAAATTATTTTCTAGAAATTTACAATAATAATTTTATACTATTGATTAATAAGTTTGTCATCTTTGTTATTGGAATCTTAGGCTCACTATGGGCATATATTAACTATAAAAGAACCAATAATATACAATTTATACTTTTTTATTGCTTTATTAGTTCGTATACATTAGAACCTATTTTGATCTCTGAAGATTTTTTTTTAAAAAATAATCTAAATTCAAATTATTACTTATTTACAAAATTTATCCTTTTTATTAATGCTTTTTCATTATTAAACTTATTTTTTTTAAGCTTATATATATGTGACTTCAAAATTAAATCGATACATTATACAATTTACATTATTTTGACCTTTGCCTGCATATATAGTTATACAATGCCTATTAATTCATACGAAAATAGCCAAGACTACAGCATTCTTAAAATCGAAAGTACAAAATTTTATATAAACGCATTCTTGTTGCTTATTTCAACAAACTTCCTAGTAGCCTTTTTAAGGAAAAAAAATTTTGACTATTTTTTCCTTTTTATTTCAATGATTTTAATAGTAAGCGGAATTTACTTAAATTTACTTAAAATACCCTACTCCTTTCTACCAATCTCAATAGGAATACCAATCTACTTAAAAAAATCAAGAAAAATTTTCTTTCACTGGTTATAA
- a CDS encoding membrane protein has protein sequence MFDEVKRIILREDIKYEIFRKFFHIFSLIVLVFYGINFWIGIVSNLLFMILYLSSEIFRITEKKLLFFKNISDIILRSRKILPNKVSFSPVYLFLGILVSYCFAMEPFNYIGIFSVCLGDGFASLAGKLVPSFKLVNNKTISGSFVVFFVTFFSYYYFFPYLTPALILGILAALVELFDANYDNLFLPLVVSASSYFLTFIFYNQ, from the coding sequence ATGTTTGATGAGGTTAAAAGAATAATTCTTAGAGAGGATATCAAGTATGAAATTTTTAGAAAATTTTTTCATATTTTTAGCTTAATAGTTTTAGTTTTTTATGGAATAAATTTTTGGATAGGGATTGTTTCTAATTTACTTTTTATGATTTTATATTTAAGTTCTGAAATTTTTAGGATTACCGAAAAAAAATTACTTTTTTTTAAAAATATTTCAGATATAATATTAAGATCAAGGAAAATATTGCCTAATAAAGTATCTTTTTCGCCTGTTTATTTGTTTTTAGGCATATTGGTATCATATTGCTTTGCTATGGAGCCTTTTAATTATATTGGGATATTCTCAGTATGTCTTGGCGATGGATTTGCAAGCCTTGCTGGTAAGCTAGTTCCTTCTTTTAAGCTTGTCAATAATAAAACGATTTCTGGCAGCTTTGTTGTATTTTTCGTTACTTTTTTTTCATATTATTATTTTTTTCCCTATTTAACGCCAGCTTTAATTTTAGGAATTTTAGCAGCATTAGTAGAGCTTTTTGATGCAAATTATGACAATTTATTTTTACCACTTGTTGTTTCAGCTTCGTCGTATTTTTTGACATTTATTTTTTATAACCAGTGA
- a CDS encoding chemotaxis protein CheR, whose product MLEIENKLFLKFCNFIYNNSGMRFDEKNKFILQSRINDAIRELDLETPSQLYNLIIGDKLKKEYFLDLVTTNLTRFFRNSLHFQTFEKFVIPNLINIKNKEENNRIIIWSAGCSTGEEPYSLAFVLKSKLPKGIDFVIIASDLSLKSLMIAKEGYYSSNKCENIPKEYRHYIYSHSNGYKIKNEIKNHIRFDYHNLNFESNFSQIDVIFCRNVLIYFDEKSKIKVLKKFYNNMSKNSYLFIGHSESLFGLNLPFKFLKTPWAIIYEKKDTGYPKEKFKFQNKHKL is encoded by the coding sequence ATGCTAGAAATTGAAAATAAACTGTTTTTAAAATTTTGCAACTTTATATATAACAATAGCGGAATGCGCTTTGATGAAAAAAATAAATTTATTCTTCAAAGCAGAATTAACGACGCAATACGGGAACTTGATCTTGAAACTCCATCGCAACTTTACAATCTAATAATTGGCGATAAATTAAAAAAAGAATATTTCTTGGATTTAGTAACAACTAATTTAACAAGATTTTTCAGAAATTCACTGCATTTTCAAACTTTTGAAAAATTTGTAATTCCTAATTTAATTAATATTAAAAACAAAGAAGAAAACAATAGGATTATTATATGGTCTGCAGGATGCTCAACAGGAGAAGAGCCTTATTCATTGGCATTCGTACTTAAATCAAAGCTTCCAAAAGGAATAGATTTTGTTATTATTGCTTCTGATTTAAGCTTAAAATCTTTAATGATAGCAAAAGAAGGGTATTACTCCTCAAACAAATGTGAAAATATTCCTAAAGAATATCGACACTATATATATTCGCATTCAAATGGATATAAAATTAAAAATGAAATTAAAAATCACATAAGATTTGATTATCATAATCTAAACTTTGAAAGCAATTTTTCACAAATTGATGTTATTTTTTGTAGAAATGTATTAATATACTTTGATGAAAAATCAAAAATCAAAGTACTTAAAAAATTTTACAATAACATGTCTAAAAACAGCTATTTATTTATAGGGCACTCAGAATCTCTTTTTGGACTTAATCTTCCTTTTAAATTTTTAAAAACTCCCTGGGCAATAATATATGAAAAAAAAGATACTGGCTATCCAAAAGAAAAATTTAAATTCCAAAATAAACATAAGTTATAA
- a CDS encoding chemotaxis protein CheY: protein METKISVLIIEYFAVKRKLMSELVNSSPQLQVIATASNSKFATNKLKKHSPEVILMNLEENNIKDIIFLEKKNNINKTIPIIVTSSNQNLINIAALKGADDLILVSKNKKSHENIKDQIINSLLIYGSISIKNKIANNKDIKTKNYEKDKFSLNSKNDIFSLTKLEEHTKEKILNEKEIKKLKLRKFDIIAIGVSAGGPAALKSILPEIPESFPPIIIVQHMPKGFTEEFAKNLNNLCKINVKETTNKEILKQGYAYISSGGYHTKIKKIDGNYQIQTFDGKHINGHKPSIGVLFQSIAEISKDKAIALIMTGMGNDGSREIGDIKKAGGLTIAQDKESSMVFGMPKIAIKENNIDYIVPLNHMVKLLKAILNDS, encoded by the coding sequence ATGGAAACAAAAATTTCTGTACTTATCATAGAATACTTTGCTGTAAAGAGAAAGCTTATGTCAGAACTTGTTAATTCATCTCCTCAGCTCCAAGTCATTGCAACTGCTTCTAATAGCAAATTTGCAACAAATAAGCTTAAAAAGCATAGCCCTGAAGTAATATTAATGAATTTAGAAGAAAACAATATTAAAGATATTATCTTTTTAGAGAAAAAAAACAATATAAACAAAACCATACCAATTATTGTCACATCTTCAAACCAAAACTTAATAAACATTGCAGCTTTAAAGGGCGCTGATGACCTTATATTGGTATCTAAAAATAAAAAATCGCATGAAAACATAAAAGACCAAATTATTAATTCTCTTCTAATCTATGGATCAATATCCATAAAAAACAAAATTGCTAACAATAAGGATATAAAAACAAAAAACTATGAAAAAGATAAATTTTCTTTAAATAGCAAAAATGACATTTTTTCATTAACTAAACTTGAAGAACATACAAAAGAAAAAATATTAAATGAAAAAGAAATAAAAAAACTTAAACTAAGAAAATTCGACATAATAGCAATTGGAGTATCAGCAGGGGGACCTGCAGCCTTAAAATCAATATTACCGGAAATCCCTGAAAGCTTTCCGCCAATAATCATTGTTCAACATATGCCTAAAGGATTTACAGAAGAATTTGCAAAAAACCTTAATAACCTTTGCAAAATAAACGTAAAAGAAACTACCAATAAAGAAATATTAAAACAAGGATATGCATACATAAGCTCGGGCGGATATCACACAAAAATCAAAAAAATCGACGGCAACTATCAAATACAAACCTTCGATGGCAAACATATAAATGGCCACAAACCATCTATTGGAGTATTGTTTCAATCTATTGCAGAGATTTCAAAAGATAAAGCGATTGCCCTAATAATGACTGGAATGGGAAACGATGGCTCAAGAGAAATTGGCGATATAAAAAAAGCTGGAGGACTAACTATTGCGCAAGACAAAGAAAGTTCCATGGTTTTTGGAATGCCAAAAATAGCAATAAAAGAAAATAATATAGACTATATCGTTCCACTAAACCATATGGTAAAATTATTAAAAGCTATACTAAATGATAGCTAA
- a CDS encoding pheromone shutdown protein: MDNKKDNTKTADCFSHVSKFNMYNKTIYILGTAHVSKKSSEDTANLIEILKPNYIAVELDEARYHSILNTDENEKWRNLDIYKALKQGKAFFLIINIILSNFQKKLAKEQGIKPGEEMKTAVLKAKEHNIPLILADRKIETTLKRAWISIPIFEKVKIISSLFSLTDTKITKDEIEKLKEQDALSKIMEELSKEIPKVKKALIDERDEFITSKILEGTGIILAIVGAGHVNGIIKTLKEINQNNKTINIEELVRIPKKYFSLSKAISYLITISIILLITSSFYFKGFDFAYKNLELWIISNSFFSGIASILLKSHPLTILTAIIGSPIFSLIPFIGTGVVAGLVEAYINKPKVKDFENLQEELSTTKGYFKNKVTRILLIVIFVNLGSTIGTIVGLKFLLNVFK, encoded by the coding sequence TTGGATAACAAAAAAGACAATACCAAAACAGCAGACTGTTTTTCTCATGTAAGTAAATTTAATATGTACAATAAAACAATATATATACTAGGAACTGCTCACGTGTCGAAAAAAAGCTCAGAAGATACTGCAAATTTAATAGAAATCTTAAAACCAAACTATATTGCCGTTGAACTTGATGAAGCTCGCTATCATTCAATCTTAAACACTGATGAAAATGAAAAATGGAGAAACTTAGATATATATAAAGCGTTAAAACAAGGAAAAGCTTTCTTTTTAATAATAAATATAATTCTTAGTAATTTTCAAAAAAAATTAGCAAAAGAACAAGGAATAAAACCTGGTGAAGAAATGAAAACAGCTGTTTTAAAAGCCAAGGAGCACAATATTCCACTAATTCTTGCTGATAGAAAAATTGAAACCACTCTAAAAAGAGCTTGGATATCTATCCCAATATTTGAAAAAGTAAAAATAATATCTAGCCTTTTTTCCTTAACAGATACAAAAATCACAAAAGATGAAATTGAAAAACTAAAAGAACAGGATGCTCTTTCAAAAATAATGGAAGAACTTTCCAAAGAAATACCCAAAGTAAAAAAAGCTTTAATTGACGAGAGAGACGAATTTATTACAAGCAAAATACTTGAAGGAACAGGAATTATCCTTGCCATTGTAGGCGCAGGTCATGTAAATGGAATAATAAAAACTCTAAAAGAAATAAACCAAAATAATAAAACAATAAACATTGAAGAACTCGTTAGAATACCTAAAAAATATTTTTCACTTAGTAAGGCAATATCTTACTTGATCACAATTTCAATAATTTTGCTAATAACAAGCTCTTTTTACTTTAAAGGATTTGATTTTGCTTACAAAAATTTAGAACTTTGGATAATATCTAACTCTTTTTTTTCAGGCATTGCATCCATTTTACTAAAATCTCACCCTTTAACAATTTTAACTGCTATTATAGGCTCTCCAATATTCTCTTTAATACCATTTATCGGAACAGGAGTGGTTGCGGGTCTTGTTGAAGCTTACATCAACAAACCAAAGGTCAAAGATTTTGAGAACCTACAAGAAGAATTGTCAACAACAAAAGGATATTTCAAGAACAAAGTTACAAGAATTTTATTAATAGTAATCTTTGTAAACCTTGGATCTACAATTGGAACAATTGTGGGACTTAAATTTCTATTAAATGTTTTCAAATAA
- a CDS encoding adenylate kinase (essential enzyme that recycles AMP in active cells; converts ATP and AMP to two molecules of ADP) — MGLVFLGPPGSGKGTISKIISNEFKYYHISTGDLFRENILNSTTLGKEIKKIVERGELVPDSITIKIVEDKIKAIEKKKNFILDGFPRNIYQAKALDKFLPNVKIINFLINEKLIIKRLSGRRICKSCNNIFNIYTLATKKINICDVCGGNLYQREDDKEECLKTRLKEYKLQTKPLIEFYSKRARLNNIDASARIDEMRKKIIEIMSKEN; from the coding sequence ATGGGGCTTGTATTTTTAGGTCCTCCAGGCTCTGGAAAGGGGACTATTTCAAAAATTATTTCTAATGAATTTAAATACTATCACATTTCAACAGGAGATTTATTTAGAGAAAATATTTTAAATTCTACAACCCTTGGGAAAGAAATAAAAAAAATTGTTGAAAGAGGAGAACTGGTCCCCGATTCAATTACAATCAAAATAGTAGAAGACAAAATTAAAGCTATTGAAAAGAAAAAAAATTTTATTTTAGATGGATTTCCACGCAATATTTACCAAGCCAAAGCTCTTGACAAATTTCTACCAAATGTAAAAATAATAAACTTTTTAATTAATGAAAAATTGATAATAAAAAGACTCTCGGGAAGAAGAATTTGTAAATCTTGCAATAATATTTTCAACATATATACCCTAGCAACAAAAAAAATTAATATCTGCGATGTTTGCGGGGGAAATCTTTACCAACGAGAAGATGATAAAGAAGAGTGCTTAAAAACAAGACTTAAAGAATATAAATTGCAAACAAAACCACTAATAGAATTTTACTCAAAACGCGCTAGACTTAACAATATTGATGCATCCGCTAGAATTGATGAAATGAGAAAAAAAATAATTGAAATAATGTCAAAAGAAAATTAA
- a CDS encoding diguanylate cyclase → MIIKDKAFEVESQKLLIVDDSPTNLDLLVNILQDAYEVEVATNGLDALKQVEKDSPDLVLLDIGLPDINGYEVCRKLKSDPDTKEIPVIFISSRGSTDAQLEGFNVGGVDYILKPFNSRIIDARVKTHLELKRLRDYFKSLSRIDGLTQIPNRRFFMDKFSKSWMKALESKEIIIVGMLDIDNFKNYNDNYGHTNGDECLKLIAKTLYKVSSKYKIDVARYGGEEFIFFSVNKSLDEMISIIKVMINDIKGLRIVHEHSSISSIVTVSIGLAQEIPIDNNFTNIIKLADSKLYEAKVSGRNQFRC, encoded by the coding sequence ATGATAATTAAAGACAAAGCTTTTGAAGTGGAGAGTCAGAAGCTTTTAATTGTGGATGATTCTCCCACCAATTTGGATTTATTGGTAAATATATTGCAAGATGCTTATGAGGTTGAAGTTGCAACAAATGGGCTTGATGCTTTAAAGCAGGTTGAAAAAGATAGTCCTGATCTTGTGCTTCTTGACATCGGTCTTCCAGATATTAATGGCTATGAGGTATGCAGAAAGCTAAAAAGCGATCCTGATACTAAAGAGATTCCTGTAATTTTTATTAGTTCACGAGGTTCTACAGATGCTCAACTTGAGGGATTTAACGTTGGTGGAGTGGATTATATTTTAAAGCCTTTTAATAGCCGAATAATTGATGCTAGAGTTAAGACTCATCTTGAGTTGAAAAGATTAAGAGATTATTTTAAAAGTTTATCTAGAATTGATGGGCTTACTCAGATTCCAAACAGAAGATTTTTTATGGATAAATTTTCTAAGTCTTGGATGAAAGCTTTAGAAAGTAAAGAAATAATAATTGTTGGGATGTTAGATATTGATAATTTTAAAAATTACAACGATAATTATGGTCATACCAATGGTGATGAGTGTCTTAAATTGATTGCTAAGACCTTGTATAAGGTTTCTTCAAAATATAAAATAGATGTCGCTAGGTATGGAGGAGAAGAATTTATTTTTTTTTCTGTTAACAAAAGCCTAGATGAAATGATTAGCATTATTAAGGTAATGATTAATGATATAAAGGGTTTGAGGATAGTTCATGAGCATAGCAGTATTTCTAGCATTGTGACCGTTTCTATTGGTCTTGCTCAAGAAATTCCTATTGATAATAATTTTACCAATATTATTAAACTTGCTGATAGCAAACTTTATGAGGCTAAGGTTTCTGGAAGGAATCAGTTTAGATGTTAA